Genomic window (Oryza sativa Japonica Group chromosome 3, ASM3414082v1):
CACGGATACATTGAGTGTTTTATACCgtatcccttctctctctctctctctctctcttacagCCAAACAGTATTACAGCTGGCGAATTCTTTCCCCTATTACAAGAAAGATGTTACTTGGCCCACATTGGCCCACTATAGCGAGGGTTAGGAACACGAGCTCGAATGGGCTTCTTTGCTGTAGCGCTTGAAGTCTCTTCTATCTCCTGCTCTGCTGCTATCTCCAGTTCTACTGCATTGTTCTCCTGTTCTCCATCAGGCAAGATCTTGACAGAAAGGTTTAAGCGACCGAATTTTTAGACTAAATTAAGACTTTCTACAGTAAAATGAACACAGTGAGCTGCATTTCTACAAGAAACAACAAAGTATTGTTTCATCAATCATCTTGAGGCCGCCATCTGATGGTGCAATCCAAAATAAAGGGGTGCTAAACTAGTCGACCATTATTAAACACTCTAATCCTACAAAGTACAGACCAgtaaaaaaatgcatttttttcttcaacaATATAACTGTATGAGCTTTCAATCAAAAGCCGGGTTAGCATGCTGCCTTCTGTCtaagattaaaaaaagaaaaaaggatacTGTAACAGTAGGACGGGGGAGAAGGGATACCTACTTGAAGGTCGAGGGGGCAACGGCGATGGGGACGACTGTGGAGACATCGGTAGCCCTCTTAAGTCGGCGGTAGCGTCGAGGGGTTGGCTCCTCAGTACCATCGGATGGATCTTGATCGTCGCTGGCTGGCGGACCGGGCGGAGCGCGAGAGGCAGCGACGGATTGGAAGGGGCGGAGGCACGGAGAGGAATGGGAGGGGCGGCGAGGGATTTGCAGGGGGAGGTCTTTCCCCGTGTGCCATTAAAAAAGATGGTGGCTGTCTCTGTGTCACTAAAAAGTTCGAGCCTCCCTCTATACCATCGTCGAACTTTATCGCGTCCTCCACACCACTCCGTCCGTTTTTTTCCTAACGGTGGGTAACGGTGCAGCAAAATGACTTTGTTACCCTTTGAACAAGTTTGCTCCCTTCTTTGCTCTTGTCCGGATTTGGTATAGAAGCAATTTCGAGtgattattttcctttttctcgaaTTGTTTTTTTGGTAGGTTTGTTTGGCGTGAGCAATGGTGAACGACAACGAGCaggtggtgagtggtgacgaTCGCCAAGGCCAGCCCGGACACGTCCGAGAGGAATTGCCGCATCTGCTACCTCGGCCtcgacagcgccgccgccgagtccgGCTCCGGCATGTTCCTCGACTGCTCCTGCAAGGACGACCTCTCCTGCGCCCATAAGCAATGCGCCGAGACCTGGTTCAAATTCAGGGGCAACAGGTAATCTCTGGAACGCCGTCGTGCCCACGGCGCTCTGGAACGCGCACCGGAGCGACGCCGCCACGACATCATCTTCCTCCCCGTCGATCTGCACCACGCCAAGTTGAGCTGCCGCGCCACCATCGTCGTCTCATCACCACGACCAAAACCCCTCAAGAACCCCCAAGATTGATGCACCATGGACGGAGAACGGCAtcatcttctccaactccggccGCCGGCGTCAAACGTcgattccgcctcctccggtgAGCCACTGTACAATTCCTCGCGCACACACCATCCCTGTGGCCTCACTAACCTCGTGGACACACATGCATGCTAGATCTTGGAGACGTTTGAGCTGTCGCCATTCTCCCGGAGCTCCGCATCGCCGTCGAGCCGTTCCAACCGAAGCTGTCGCCGCGCAGGAGGTAGCGTCGGCCGCCGCAGTTGAACCTGCGCCCAGCCGCTGCGCAGCGCCGGTCGCCACCTCCATGACGTCGGTGCCGGTGGCCTCGCAGAGCGCGGAGATGGCGTTCACCGATGACACCCTCTGCACCAAGAACGCGTTCACGGCGAGCTTGGACAGCTCCGCCGACCAGAGGTTGGTGGTGATGATCCGGTCGACGGGGACCCATTGCGCGTACACGTCCTTCAGCGCCTGCACGGCGGCGATGTCGCGGCCACCGATGAGAACGCAGGTCAGCGACGGCCGTGCCCTCCGCCAGGAACTCCAGGTTGGAGAGCACCTGGAACTCGACGACATGGGCGTTGTGCGCGAGGATCTTCTCTATGGCCTCGGCCGTCTTGACGGGGACGGTGGACTTCTCGACGACGACCTTGCTGGAGCGTGACGAGTCGGCGATCatcctcgccgcgctctcccagtaggcgaggtcggcggccttgccggcgccgcctcgccgccttgccgccacgccacgcctgGCCGCTTGTCCACCGGTGCCGCCTGGCCTCTCTCTGAAACAAAGCAGAGACTGCAAAGGGCAAGAGCGACATTTTTCCTATccagacccacatgtcagagctGCCAAACGGTTAAAGCTATATAGAATAGCGACGGAATGGTGTGGAGGGCACGATAAAGTTCGACGATAGCATAGACGGAGGCACAGAGGATGATCGAACTTTTTAGTGGCACAGAGGCAGCCACCATCTTTTTTAATGGTACACGGAAAAAGACCTCCAGGGGGAGGGGATTTTCGCTTGTTCGTGGAGCTGCGAGTTCGCGGGCGGTCCACGGGCACGTTTATGCAAGTATCTGAATAAGGATTTTGCCTTGTGTGTAACACAGTCCGCGTCGGATTGCATTTTTACCAAAAATCAGTAAGGTTTGGGGCTGTTCACTTTGaatcattttcaaccatataattttttgtaaaattaccaaaaaaaatatctacatttgatttgttgtcaaatttagtaaatatataaaaaatactgCCAAAATTTTGCCAATATTAccattgctaaaatttggtaaggtttattttggctacaatctaagCGGACCTTTGGTTTCTTTTCCAAATCACATCCgacactttttttttaccaaaaatcAGTAAGACTAAATCTCGAATAGCCATATATCTTCAAATGTTTCTTCCAGCAAATATTGAGCAGATAAAATTCCTgatgtaaaatattttttatggatGGAGTGCGTGAAAGAACAGTACACATCCTATCTTACtgtaaagttataacccactaattcTAAAATTCAACATGTAAACATGTCAGCTCACCATCCACTGGCAATAATTATATACAAAACTTATGTAAGCATGCAACATCATATATAATtcattgaattctacaaatcaacaatcaatcatcttccttcacattatttttcacaatatttttaacatatatatcCACCATTTTTAATACTTACCATATATTTATCCATATAATCATATAATCACAGTGCgggatatcatatttcatctagAGTCTCATACAGACTCTACTAAATTTATTCTCTCTTAACATAGGCTGAGTTTGAGAGAGGGGGATAAAGAAGATTGGagagatacgcaaaacgaggtgagccattagcgcatgattaattgagtattaactattttaaatttcaaaaatggactaatatgattttttaaaacaatttttctataattttttttttgcaaaaaatacaacgtttagtagtttgggaaacgtgcgcgcggaaaacgagtcaCAATCTCCCCAATCTCTCCCCAATGTCCTTTGAAAGAACGCAGCCATAGTGTGACAAaccagttttatttgttgttaacacctaaaataatttttacttttagcttaattattaaaaaaataaaaattatttagtAATTTCTACAGTAAAACGCGGGGAATCATCTAGTTTCCTTAATAATGGAGATAAATGAATCGATCCTAATGATATCCCCATCGGAAGACTGTCAGCTTCACACTGCTAATCAAATCAAACAGCCAACAAGCATGAAGAAAACTTGATATTTTGCATAAGAGTCATAAACGAATGATATGCATGCACATTCCTATCTAGTAGAAAGCTACGGATTATTATCACGATCACAGCACAGCCATCAAGCAGCACATAAGCATCGACTATACAGAGGTTGGAGAGTACCAAAAGCGGCTACTCACTGGCCGAAGAtcccgaattttttttatttataattttttttattaaaagttttacaaaaataattttccattttgaaaattgacggaaatagtcgcctaccgccctctgggagggcgatttttaaaaatcgccctcccagagggcggcgaaaatgacgtggcagacggccgttcgctctcgggcgacggccgtcaacgaaatttgcaggcggcccccttgccgccctccgcgagggcgattttgtactgtgcggggggccgcctgcaaatgggcggcgagggggggcatggaaatttgcaggcggcccccttgccgccctccgcgagggcgattttgcactgtgcgggggcccgcctgcaaatgggcggcgagggggcatggaattttgcaggcggcccccttgccgccctgggggagggcgattttgtactgtgctctatattttttttatataaatatcaatagttatcaaatctttttatattgaaaactatacaagattaaaatctccaagattggtaaaatacaattttattattttttagggcatatttggaatgttaccgtacaaatattttgttaatgccaaaatataagcaagttttggcactaccaaatatttggtaaggtaaaattgcatttgatcatatttggtttgctgccaaaatgtaaaattgtagtgaagaatgttgtacataatctcaattctagattacgtattaccaattaataggcttccattttcgtgtgtggtgtggtagtgggaaagaagatatgaagaggttgccttcagattgtcaattatatagcgtcgttttcactgcaatatatgtgaactcaatgagatacattattcattagatgtgacaagacgatcacgcgtgggcgtgattcactttatgtcaacaggcagcgccgaaagttgatagtgataactcgagctgccgcttttcatgtgtgctgttgtggactgtgcgcgctactggatatggcactaccgtgaagcgccgaaagtgtgttgttgtgagcataagttgttcaagcaccatacgaatgaaaagaactacgtagacgagacaaacacaagtagtactgcagtagtaatagcaaaagtagtactgctttacaagtttgtaagccaaaagaaacggtcacataaggactgaagaggtagaacactactgacgaggcctcttacccctgtccctcctaccctgcgccctaatgtgcccctgggagtacgtgagtcggtccgggggtacggcacggccaacccgtcctgcctgtacaggtgtgacctctggctgctcctgagtgtgcgcctctggagctcctccaagctgagaggagcctagtacgtcctggtggtctgcaccgtgcaagtcgtcgtcgtagaactggctagtaggaccagtcctaccggcgtgagacgaagaggccccagtaccgaagatcccggctgcaaatcctgctggacaaggaccatcagtttcgtataggtatttaacagtattaataaaaagtaaagtaccgtgtgggcgagggatcgacgctccgtgagaggaagagctggcgaacgcgcctgaagaggtggcgaacgcccctgcggagctcgcggaagcgccggtcgtgcctgcgaacgcgctcgaaggcatacgaggtcctgcgatgaggaaacgtgcagttaaaacatggtgacacattcgtgcaaaagctgaaacaaaaatgaactaatatctgggctgaactgtaccgtgcgaaaccggtgctgtaggtcgcactgctccgaagctaggggcgctcgaagacaaacgaggtcctgctccgacggtaggaccgcgaggccgtgggtgtaccggaccagctggaggtacgacgtccacggcgctgcgacaggagaagacgcgcatgaccgcacgcatcttctcctgcatccggtcgaaggtcgacctctgctcaacgtcagtcaagtgcaaacctctgttcaacctcacctggactgcggtgatatcggcactgatatcccgtgccgcatcagcctatgcaagatggaaataaaaaattcagtagttgtcctatattatgcaagataaatgacataattgttggaagtaatacaaattggacgtaccgccacgaagtagtctcggtcacggtgcgtgggatacgcgtccgtgacagcggcaacgtgcggctctggggcgtctggagtgaaggtcacacgcgcacgagtgcgaggaaggtaccagcgaaggtagtcacggtagttctcctccgtgtgtgggaagagctcgttgatcacctcctctgtagctaacacccagtcgtcaacgtactgctgtacacgtggagcccaaagtgcgcctgctagctgtccccgtcgagtcaacctgtgaagagaggtaaattgtatggctcgatgatgtaattatcataaaaatttagaaatgaacaatccgaactcacgagtggtcggcaggggggacggtcggctgcacgttgccgggaaacacctgcctaagtccgaactgtctcatcacacgctgcggccagtgaggctcaacgaaaatgtcgaacaccatcggcaggatggtgagccagtaagcctggtcgcgtgtgcacaaggacgaaagtcctagcggtgctctcgcagcgacggcctcttctgtgtacggctcccagatgacgtcgctcggctggagacggtcaaactcgaacacgaagtccgggtaaccacgtctcacctggacgtgagcgtaacgacgctgcaataaacatgatcggaattagacatgttatgtgaaggaaaaaaaaagaagaggactgataaacttataacgcagcgaagttgcactaaccccacgtcgacaccagtaagtccccatcgtgggaccgtcctctggccactgcgcgctgcgaccaaccccgtagggtgcgctgtccaccactggtcgccctatggcaaacctctcggctgcccaaagctgaagcaacataggacagccagcgatgatcgctcccgcgtcagtcttcgtgcacgcctcacagagggcacggtacgtggctgctagcacggcagaaccccagctccactgcggcacgtcctgtggctgagcatccgcgatggaccgtgcgtagtggaccagccggaagtccacagcgtgcccgtgggtgctagtgaacatcacccacccgaacaaccacaacaggtacgcctcaagggagcgtcggaccgagtaatcatcagcgtcagggtgcagaaggtccgcctacagttaagaatgaaatgttagtacaaaacactgatccggtcgcaaataagcacgtatgataataacaacttatttacttacagtgaactggagcaaccaagc
Coding sequences:
- the LOC136355572 gene encoding uncharacterized protein, giving the protein MRLPHLGPTTTLPPYSTVGPSKAWLLQFTADLLHPDADDYSVRRSLEAYLLWLFGWVMFTSTHGHAVDFRLVHYARSIADAQPQDVPQWSWGSAVLAATYRALCEACTKTDAGAIIAGCPMLLQLWAAERFAIGRPVVDSAPYGVGRSAQWPEDGPTMGTYWCRRGRRYAHVQVRRGYPDFVFEFDRLQPSDVIWEPYTEEAVAARAPLGLSSLCTRDQAYWLTILPMVFDIFVEPHWPQRVMRQFGLRQVFPGNVQPTVPPADHSLTRRGQLAGALWAPRVQQYVDDWVLATEEVINELFPHTEENYRDYLRWYLPRTRARVTFTPDAPEPHVAAVTDAYPTHRDRDYFVAADAARDISADITAVQVRLNRGLHLTDVEQRSTFDRMQEKMRAVMRVFSCRSAVDVVPPAGPVHPRPRGPTVGAGPRLSSSAPSFGAVRPTAPVSHGPRMPSSAFAGTTGASASSAGAFATSSGAFASSSSHGASIPRPHGFAAGIFGTGASSSHAGRTGPTSQFYDDDLHGADHQDVLGSSQLGGAPEAHTQEQPEVTPVQAGRVGRAVPPDRLTYSQGHIRAQGRRDRGKRPRQ